One Roseofilum reptotaenium CS-1145 DNA window includes the following coding sequences:
- a CDS encoding sensor histidine kinase, with protein sequence MFEWMMPTLSEILGQLEPIANGQHKAERSWCGAIAALNDLLDRDELSQGLILCSSPILAHPHPQITSWLFLPLQETHSLLFKLPPSPSESGDLPLTPVGSSPLYDGAPLSSDQSSCPLTAKTLLAPQDPLHYEQFAVVLTPSLSLVMAIAPQTTGDLGFQFSFDPQDVERAWNALRSRVCLTGTPEDVQHLDNLYHQFPPVAPGYQTVTAFSRLMVQYLPEPSVAVSTADRSSERVKKQTPPSPTTTASQPDLELLQAIAHGVKTPLATIRTYTRLLLKRSNLPPEVLKRLHTIDRECTEQIDRFNLIFRAVELETTPTKSQSTQLTTTSLAQVFQDGIPQWQKQAGRRNVTLDVVLPQHTPTVVSDPHLLDQVLTNVIQNFTSTLPTGSHVQVEVTPAGNQLKLQLISETPQACPSLSPFKALGQVLMFQPETGNLSLNLSVTKNLFEAIGGKFLIRQRPKQGEVMTIFLPIR encoded by the coding sequence ATGTTTGAGTGGATGATGCCAACGTTAAGTGAAATTTTAGGGCAGTTGGAGCCGATCGCCAATGGTCAACATAAGGCTGAACGATCTTGGTGTGGAGCGATCGCCGCATTAAATGATTTGCTCGATCGAGACGAACTTTCCCAAGGCTTAATTCTCTGTAGCTCTCCTATTCTAGCCCATCCCCATCCCCAGATTACCTCTTGGCTGTTTTTACCCCTGCAAGAAACTCATTCTTTGCTGTTTAAACTCCCTCCATCTCCTTCCGAATCGGGAGACTTACCCCTCACTCCAGTTGGCTCTTCCCCGCTCTACGATGGTGCTCCTCTCTCGTCCGATCAGTCATCTTGTCCGCTCACTGCCAAAACCCTATTAGCACCTCAAGATCCGCTGCATTATGAACAATTTGCTGTGGTGTTAACCCCTTCATTGAGTTTGGTCATGGCGATCGCCCCCCAAACGACCGGAGATCTGGGATTTCAGTTTTCCTTTGACCCCCAGGATGTTGAACGGGCTTGGAATGCTTTGCGATCGCGAGTTTGCCTGACTGGGACTCCGGAGGATGTGCAGCATCTGGATAACCTGTATCACCAGTTTCCTCCCGTTGCTCCAGGGTATCAAACGGTAACGGCATTTAGTCGGTTGATGGTTCAATATCTCCCTGAACCTTCGGTTGCGGTATCGACTGCCGATCGATCTTCAGAGAGAGTGAAAAAACAAACGCCCCCATCACCGACAACAACGGCCTCTCAACCCGATCTAGAATTGCTTCAGGCGATCGCCCATGGAGTCAAAACTCCCTTGGCGACAATTCGCACCTATACTCGCCTGTTGCTCAAACGCTCTAATCTCCCCCCCGAAGTGTTGAAGCGTCTGCACACCATTGATCGCGAATGTACGGAACAGATCGATCGCTTTAATCTCATTTTCCGGGCTGTAGAACTCGAAACTACACCCACCAAGTCCCAATCTACCCAGTTAACCACGACTTCTCTAGCCCAGGTGTTTCAGGACGGTATTCCTCAATGGCAGAAACAAGCCGGTCGTCGTAACGTAACCTTAGATGTGGTTTTACCTCAACATACGCCTACAGTCGTCAGTGACCCTCATTTATTGGATCAAGTGTTAACCAATGTGATTCAGAATTTCACCTCGACGTTGCCCACCGGTTCCCATGTACAAGTCGAAGTGACTCCCGCAGGCAATCAACTGAAATTACAATTAATCTCAGAAACACCTCAAGCTTGCCCTAGTTTGTCTCCTTTTAAAGCATTGGGTCAAGTGTTGATGTTTCAACCAGAAACGGGGAATCTGAGCCTGAATCTGAGCGTCACCAAAAACCTGTTTGAGGCGATCGGGGGTAAATTTTTGATCCGTCAACGACCCAAGCAAGGAGAAGTGATGACGATCTTCTTACCTATTCGATAA
- a CDS encoding Uma2 family endonuclease encodes MSLTVKDLEQLQTQLSDAHLDYRTELVDGKIIVMGLSDYVSEVIIARLIFFLQNWVIPRSLGYVTGSSAGFRLPDGNLRGPDVSFVPAQKMRQAPRAFAELVPDLAIEVRSASDNIKPLVEKLEKFLELGSQVGILVDPKNLIVTVYRANSKPVVLSSEDTLTIPELLPGWELSIAEIWPPVFDEEL; translated from the coding sequence ATGTCTCTGACTGTTAAAGACCTAGAACAACTGCAAACCCAATTAAGCGATGCTCATCTGGACTATAGAACCGAATTAGTAGATGGTAAAATTATTGTTATGGGATTATCCGATTATGTTTCCGAAGTGATTATTGCCCGATTAATCTTTTTCTTACAAAATTGGGTAATTCCCAGATCTTTGGGTTATGTTACTGGCTCTTCGGCAGGGTTTCGCTTACCGGATGGCAATTTACGGGGGCCAGATGTTTCTTTTGTTCCTGCCCAGAAAATGCGTCAAGCTCCCCGTGCTTTTGCCGAACTGGTTCCAGATTTAGCTATTGAAGTTCGGTCAGCATCTGACAATATTAAACCCTTGGTGGAAAAACTGGAGAAATTTTTGGAGTTAGGGAGTCAAGTTGGGATTTTAGTTGACCCCAAAAATCTAATAGTGACGGTTTACCGTGCGAACAGTAAACCCGTTGTTCTCAGCAGTGAAGATACGTTGACTATTCCAGAATTATTGCCGGGTTGGGAACTTTCAATTGCCGAAATTTGGCCCCCAGTGTTTGATGAAGAACTGTAA
- a CDS encoding CpeR family transcriptional regulator, which translates to MRNWIRNRYLICSGSFFIFQSVEYSAVERFEECVSSLGGTLISVEPARRVWIGQHRQVILYQAKASLHTPNHNLKQYWLQYGSFYTKFNDPCGEDN; encoded by the coding sequence ATGCGAAACTGGATTAGAAATCGCTATTTAATCTGTTCCGGTAGTTTTTTTATATTTCAAAGTGTAGAATATTCAGCGGTAGAACGATTTGAAGAATGTGTATCGAGTTTGGGCGGAACTTTGATTTCTGTAGAACCAGCTCGGCGGGTTTGGATTGGTCAACATCGACAGGTGATTTTGTATCAAGCCAAGGCTAGCTTGCACACCCCTAATCATAACTTAAAACAGTATTGGTTACAATACGGTAGTTTTTATACGAAATTTAATGACCCTTGTGGGGAGGATAACTAA